In Levilactobacillus brevis, a single genomic region encodes these proteins:
- a CDS encoding glucosaminidase domain-containing protein — MKRTKKWLLAALVVGVGLGSIGGVGHAATTDPDGFITQLKSPVVSVANQYKLYPSVMMAQAALESGWGTSTLTTQANNYFGIKGSYNGQSVSMKTAEYNSDGQLYYTTANFRKYPSAKASMTDNAQLLRNGTAYNPTIYSGAWRENAATYSAAANSLTGVYATSPTYGTTLISLIKQYNLNTLLDGDSSGSAADSGSSSSTTSKPTVTYATAKYYGATGTQTGRLSAKHTSYVLYNHVKNTRANITKTSWKKLSDYTGQPVYLDMRAVKTDPKSGKKTTWYRIRFSSKTTAKKYWLYTAGVTMPTVKYTSGTATVKVNSNLKGNYYNHVFNSPYLAKSQGSLKKLTAKTYTADNQAVKTQDGYKTTWYRIKVGSKKYWIASTEAAASPQYDYVVYTAASGTKKLGSKFNKYHVYNHVKKTHFDQKTLKWPSGSKKGTKVTVDLKGTKTAYKTTWYRIQFSGNKTKYWVDARALQ; from the coding sequence ATGAAGCGAACGAAGAAATGGCTGCTCGCGGCACTCGTTGTGGGTGTCGGCCTGGGCAGTATTGGGGGCGTAGGTCATGCGGCGACCACGGATCCTGATGGGTTTATCACCCAATTGAAGAGTCCGGTCGTGTCGGTGGCCAATCAGTACAAGCTCTATCCGTCCGTCATGATGGCGCAGGCGGCCTTAGAGAGTGGCTGGGGGACCAGCACGCTCACCACACAGGCGAACAATTACTTTGGCATTAAGGGTAGCTATAACGGGCAGTCTGTTTCGATGAAGACTGCCGAGTATAATTCGGACGGGCAGTTGTACTATACGACGGCCAACTTTCGGAAATACCCGAGTGCCAAGGCTTCCATGACCGACAACGCGCAACTATTGCGGAATGGGACGGCGTACAATCCAACCATTTATAGCGGTGCTTGGCGCGAGAATGCGGCCACCTACAGTGCGGCGGCCAATTCGCTGACTGGCGTATATGCCACGTCACCGACCTATGGCACGACACTGATTTCATTAATTAAACAATATAATTTAAATACACTCCTGGACGGTGACAGTTCGGGTAGCGCTGCGGATTCGGGCTCCTCTTCGAGTACGACGTCGAAGCCAACGGTAACGTACGCAACGGCCAAGTACTATGGGGCCACGGGAACGCAGACAGGACGGTTGAGTGCCAAGCATACCAGTTATGTGCTGTACAATCACGTGAAGAACACGCGGGCTAACATTACCAAGACCTCGTGGAAGAAGCTCAGCGATTATACGGGACAACCGGTGTACCTCGATATGCGCGCGGTGAAGACCGATCCGAAGTCGGGGAAGAAGACGACCTGGTACCGGATTCGTTTCTCTAGCAAGACCACAGCGAAGAAGTACTGGTTGTACACAGCCGGGGTCACCATGCCGACGGTGAAATACACGAGCGGCACGGCTACCGTCAAGGTCAATAGTAACCTGAAGGGAAACTATTACAATCACGTCTTCAATTCCCCATACTTAGCGAAGTCACAAGGTTCACTTAAGAAATTAACGGCCAAGACCTATACGGCGGATAATCAAGCGGTAAAGACACAGGACGGCTACAAGACCACCTGGTACCGTATCAAAGTTGGGTCTAAGAAGTATTGGATTGCCTCAACGGAAGCTGCGGCTAGTCCTCAGTATGATTACGTGGTATACACGGCGGCTAGCGGGACGAAGAAGTTAGGCAGCAAATTCAACAAGTATCACGTCTACAACCACGTCAAGAAGACCCACTTTGACCAGAAAACGTTGAAGTGGCCGAGTGGGAGTAAGAAGGGGACGAAGGTTACCGTTGATTTGAAGGGCACCAAGACGGCGTACAAGACAACTTGGTATCGGATTCAATTTAGCGGGAACAAGACCAAGTACTGGGTCGACGCCCGGGCTTTGCAGTAA
- a CDS encoding ABC transporter ATP-binding protein, translating to MDNSYKIKVQNVTKEYDLYKSQSEKLRSFFSLSNTKVPHFWSLMGISLEVKSGETLGLIGVNGSGKSTLSNIISGIIPQTTGIVDVRGDTSIIAIGAGLRGNLTGLENIRLKALMQGLTNPEIDALMDDIVGFADIGDFLYQPVKSYSSGMKSRLGFSIAVHVNPDILIIDEALSVGDDTFYQKCVDKIAEFKDEGKTIVFVSHSLKQIEILCDRVAWIHYGTLKELGATKEVVKHYREFTKWFKGQTKKEKKHFQRQMKENQKAFDIDAYQKQVTEERQAAEPNATNMAAQVKKDFYGSVISEKMGWGTRLLTFAVAIVFVLTCLTNISGHSVGDVIQHPSNLIHPETVLHDTNETQSVK from the coding sequence ATGGATAATTCATATAAAATTAAGGTCCAAAATGTCACGAAGGAATATGACCTGTACAAGAGTCAATCCGAAAAGCTACGGTCATTCTTTTCCCTGAGTAACACCAAGGTGCCGCATTTCTGGTCACTGATGGGGATTTCACTGGAGGTTAAGTCCGGTGAGACGTTAGGATTGATCGGGGTCAACGGTTCCGGTAAATCAACGTTGTCCAACATTATCTCGGGAATCATTCCCCAAACGACGGGGATTGTTGACGTTCGCGGTGATACCTCCATCATTGCGATTGGTGCTGGACTGCGGGGCAACCTGACCGGCTTGGAAAATATCCGGTTGAAAGCGCTGATGCAGGGACTGACCAATCCAGAGATTGATGCGTTGATGGACGACATCGTGGGTTTTGCCGACATTGGTGATTTCCTCTATCAGCCCGTTAAGAGCTACTCATCAGGGATGAAGTCACGGTTGGGCTTTTCCATCGCCGTTCACGTCAATCCAGACATTCTGATCATCGATGAAGCCCTGTCTGTTGGGGATGATACGTTCTACCAGAAATGTGTGGACAAGATCGCCGAATTCAAGGATGAAGGCAAGACCATCGTCTTCGTCAGTCACTCCTTGAAGCAGATTGAAATTCTGTGTGACCGTGTGGCATGGATTCACTACGGAACGCTGAAGGAACTGGGGGCCACCAAGGAAGTCGTCAAGCACTACCGCGAATTCACCAAGTGGTTCAAGGGTCAAACGAAGAAGGAAAAGAAGCATTTCCAACGTCAAATGAAGGAAAACCAAAAGGCCTTCGACATTGACGCCTACCAGAAGCAGGTCACGGAAGAACGCCAGGCGGCGGAACCCAATGCCACCAACATGGCGGCGCAAGTTAAGAAGGACTTCTATGGTTCGGTCATCAGTGAAAAGATGGGCTGGGGCACACGATTACTCACGTTTGCTGTGGCGATTGTCTTCGTGTTGACGTGTCTGACTAACATTTCGGGGCATTCAGTGGGGGATGTGATTCAACACCCTAGCAACTTAATTCACCCGGAAACGGTGTTACACGATACTAATGAAACGCAGAGCGTTAAATAA
- a CDS encoding Gfo/Idh/MocA family oxidoreductase, whose protein sequence is MEINPINVAVVGCGVISDIYLQLLQNKFTITQVVACNDRNPEKMRATAAKYHIKAMSYASILADPAIDLIVNLTTPKAHYEIIKQALTHGKHVFSEKMMAVELAEGQELCSLAQAHNLRLGVAPDTFLGGGIQTARYIVDHSLIGDPLSVVVSLNRNFRVYADIFPHMNQRGGTLPFDTGCYYLTALASILGPAKQVSAFGRRYQPTRVGQRTDKPWFGEETTVAADNILTAIVAYENGVLATVHFNSENILNEDPQMTLFGSAGTLKMGDPNNFGSPNYLVKQRNEPVKFPFTHGFLENSRGIGVADMAWAIRQNRPHRASMEMAYHVFELIHGMYRSADTGTIYHLQSTFTRPQPLPSGYLDNGFWGPTEESALAVEKGRLNNGD, encoded by the coding sequence ATGGAGATTAACCCGATCAACGTAGCGGTCGTTGGCTGTGGGGTTATCAGTGATATTTACCTCCAGTTACTGCAGAATAAATTCACCATTACCCAGGTAGTAGCCTGCAACGACCGTAACCCCGAGAAGATGCGGGCAACGGCGGCGAAGTATCACATTAAGGCGATGAGTTATGCCAGCATTTTGGCAGACCCGGCGATCGACCTGATTGTGAATCTGACGACGCCCAAGGCTCACTATGAAATTATCAAGCAAGCACTCACGCACGGTAAGCACGTGTTCTCCGAGAAAATGATGGCCGTTGAGTTGGCGGAAGGCCAGGAGTTATGTAGCCTAGCGCAGGCCCATAATCTACGGCTGGGGGTGGCTCCCGATACATTTCTGGGTGGCGGCATTCAGACGGCCCGCTACATCGTGGATCACAGTTTAATTGGTGATCCGCTTTCAGTGGTGGTGTCGCTGAACCGGAATTTTCGGGTGTATGCCGACATCTTTCCCCATATGAATCAGCGAGGTGGAACGTTGCCGTTTGACACGGGCTGTTACTACCTGACGGCGTTGGCCAGCATCTTGGGGCCAGCCAAACAGGTGAGTGCCTTCGGTCGGCGTTACCAGCCGACGCGCGTGGGGCAACGCACTGATAAGCCGTGGTTTGGCGAAGAGACGACGGTGGCGGCTGACAACATCCTGACGGCGATCGTAGCCTATGAAAACGGGGTTTTAGCCACGGTCCATTTCAATTCGGAGAATATTTTAAATGAAGACCCGCAGATGACGCTGTTCGGCTCTGCCGGGACGTTGAAGATGGGGGACCCCAACAACTTCGGCTCCCCCAACTACCTGGTCAAGCAACGCAACGAACCGGTCAAGTTTCCCTTTACCCACGGCTTCTTGGAGAATTCGCGAGGGATCGGGGTCGCCGACATGGCGTGGGCGATTCGGCAGAACCGTCCTCATCGTGCCAGCATGGAGATGGCCTACCACGTCTTTGAGCTGATTCACGGGATGTATCGTAGCGCCGATACGGGTACCATCTATCACTTGCAGTCAACGTTTACGCGCCCCCAACCATTACCGAGTGGCTATTTGGATAATGGTTTCTGGGGACCGACCGAGGAGAGTGCCTTGGCCGTCGAGAAAGGACGATTGAACAATGGAGATTAA
- a CDS encoding VOC family protein → MEIKQLAHASFKVSDMAAAVDFYCNGLGFTDKFDLPDEQGRPWIKYLEIRPGQFLELFYDHDDSPKATHGYDLNGYLHLSLEVPDIEATKRELQAKGLPVNSAVKFGPDQSYQLWSADPDGNQIEFMQYTPDSFQLHGRPED, encoded by the coding sequence ATGGAGATTAAGCAGTTAGCACACGCATCATTTAAGGTATCCGATATGGCTGCCGCAGTGGATTTTTATTGCAATGGCTTGGGGTTCACCGATAAATTCGATCTGCCGGACGAGCAGGGACGGCCGTGGATTAAATACTTAGAGATTCGGCCGGGGCAGTTCTTGGAATTGTTCTATGACCACGACGACTCACCCAAGGCCACGCACGGCTACGATCTTAATGGTTACCTGCACTTGAGTCTGGAGGTGCCCGATATCGAGGCCACGAAGCGCGAACTTCAGGCGAAGGGACTGCCGGTCAATAGCGCGGTCAAATTCGGCCCGGATCAGTCTTATCAACTCTGGTCGGCCGATCCGGATGGTAACCAGATTGAGTTCATGCAATATACCCCCGATTCCTTTCAGTTGCACGGCCGTCCCGAAGATTAG
- a CDS encoding NEAT domain-containing protein, whose translation MKKSLTVLSALLMLTSVGAGIPAVQLGSTPTAQAAKLNAAKLANGKYSVKYAIYKTGTTKPSEAAGYFNTKAAVSVKNKKATVTLTVTKAGNQYIKAMTLDGKTATVTKKATGNTYKFSNVNLKTNHTLGFSLTVPMNGKEVTMKQAATLKFKTSTLAATTKVKLSTKKVKPKAKKVTGTTTKGAKVTVKHGSTTLGKTTTKKKAYTVKLKKAVKKSWKLKVTATKAGYKTVTKTITVAK comes from the coding sequence GTGAAAAAGTCTTTGACAGTGTTGAGTGCGTTATTAATGTTGACAAGTGTTGGTGCGGGGATTCCAGCCGTTCAGTTGGGAAGCACACCGACCGCCCAAGCGGCCAAGTTGAATGCGGCTAAGTTGGCTAATGGGAAGTATAGCGTGAAGTACGCGATCTACAAGACCGGGACCACCAAACCTTCTGAAGCAGCCGGTTACTTTAACACTAAGGCAGCGGTGTCCGTAAAGAATAAGAAGGCCACCGTGACGTTGACGGTGACTAAGGCGGGTAATCAGTACATCAAGGCGATGACGCTGGATGGCAAGACGGCGACCGTTACCAAGAAGGCTACGGGGAATACTTACAAATTCAGTAACGTTAACCTGAAGACCAATCATACGCTGGGCTTTTCATTGACGGTGCCGATGAATGGTAAGGAAGTCACCATGAAGCAGGCAGCGACCCTGAAGTTCAAGACCAGCACGTTGGCGGCAACCACCAAGGTTAAGTTGAGCACCAAGAAGGTTAAGCCTAAGGCCAAGAAGGTCACTGGGACCACGACCAAGGGGGCTAAGGTCACCGTTAAACATGGGAGCACAACTTTAGGCAAGACCACGACCAAGAAGAAGGCCTACACGGTTAAGCTGAAGAAGGCCGTTAAGAAGAGCTGGAAGCTTAAGGTGACAGCTACCAAGGCCGGGTACAAGACTGTAACCAAGACCATTACTGTGGCCAAATAA
- a CDS encoding NEAT domain-containing protein yields MRKWQWCLHIVSVLALAWLAVFCFGGTQRAAAATTLDDGLYVVPAKIIKADSSATSTANQFFGDQAAVRVKDNQATVLLISNGAQYIKSMTIDGQSAKLVKTVDGQAIYQAVLPKLTSPLPATFSLTTPVGKMQESARLTLAWAKAEKDGTSTATADLISQATKLATAAASSASSAVSVPKATKTTTSSTTKSTAAKTVKTTPTTQYWKYQVLKGDAMTPSDANQYYTHTAKVTPTTTGYRVTLTVSYAKSLKLGAKAVVPKTIDGAAVPASHVTYGQTSKNYTMTYWFTIQQTSELTAKLIPGQIHVTVPMMNISETFPIRFRFAASGSTTAATAAAVAALPKTTNKQTAADQGNRESTATPQAAKRTLPATGETATHGTAWGLLGLVVSGGILVGEAKRHAQD; encoded by the coding sequence ATGCGAAAATGGCAATGGTGTTTACATATAGTGAGTGTTCTGGCACTGGCCTGGCTAGCCGTCTTCTGTTTCGGTGGAACGCAACGTGCGGCTGCGGCGACCACGTTAGACGACGGTCTTTACGTCGTACCAGCGAAGATTATCAAAGCGGATAGTTCGGCGACTTCTACGGCCAACCAGTTCTTCGGTGATCAGGCAGCTGTTCGGGTGAAAGACAATCAGGCGACTGTTTTGTTGATTAGTAATGGGGCACAATATATCAAGTCGATGACCATTGATGGTCAATCTGCTAAATTGGTGAAGACGGTCGATGGTCAAGCCATTTATCAGGCAGTGCTGCCGAAATTAACCAGCCCATTGCCGGCAACCTTTAGTCTGACGACGCCAGTGGGCAAGATGCAGGAGTCCGCGCGACTGACGCTGGCATGGGCTAAGGCAGAGAAGGACGGTACCAGTACGGCGACGGCTGATCTCATCAGTCAGGCGACTAAGCTCGCGACGGCGGCTGCCAGTTCCGCCAGCAGTGCGGTGAGTGTGCCGAAAGCCACGAAGACCACAACGTCATCGACGACCAAGAGCACGGCCGCTAAGACGGTGAAGACGACGCCGACCACACAGTATTGGAAGTATCAAGTGCTGAAGGGGGATGCGATGACGCCTTCGGATGCCAACCAATACTACACGCATACGGCCAAGGTGACGCCGACTACGACTGGGTATCGGGTCACGTTGACGGTGAGTTACGCCAAATCGTTGAAGCTCGGCGCTAAGGCCGTGGTGCCCAAGACCATCGATGGGGCCGCTGTACCTGCCAGTCACGTGACGTACGGCCAGACCAGCAAGAACTATACGATGACGTACTGGTTTACGATTCAACAGACCAGTGAGTTAACGGCTAAGCTGATTCCGGGACAGATTCACGTCACGGTGCCGATGATGAACATCAGCGAAACGTTCCCGATTCGCTTCCGGTTTGCGGCCAGTGGATCGACCACGGCAGCAACGGCCGCGGCGGTAGCGGCCCTGCCGAAGACGACCAATAAGCAGACGGCCGCCGATCAGGGCAACCGGGAATCGACCGCCACGCCGCAAGCGGCGAAACGGACCTTGCCCGCAACCGGTGAAACAGCGACTCACGGTACCGCTTGGGGCCTGCTGGGGCTGGTTGTTAGCGGTGGTATTTTAGTCGGGGAGGCGAAGCGACATGCACAGGATTAA
- a CDS encoding NEAT domain-containing protein codes for MHRIKQWGLALALFLGLLSLGTIAAHAQSIDYAALKYGTHQTSMASGYFVHPATVRVQNHAYVVTMDLKTAKKLTSWPVKVLAVDGRAPENVRKVKDSAGNSHVYYSFTTTNLKRNINARLAIDVPDVYKAKHKITFRFKTGNLPALNAASRSTQTTTAKTTTQKPVTATEKPARQSAASSSSASQRAASSATAQSKATRSSASQATSSRQATSSSTQPTESAKVADQVPHQKTHWGGLIGGIVAIVVLVGGGSWWYFGRH; via the coding sequence ATGCACAGGATTAAGCAGTGGGGGCTTGCGCTCGCACTGTTCCTGGGACTCCTTAGCCTGGGAACCATTGCGGCCCATGCCCAGAGCATCGACTACGCCGCCTTAAAATACGGGACGCACCAGACGTCGATGGCCAGCGGTTACTTCGTTCACCCGGCGACCGTGCGCGTCCAAAATCACGCGTACGTGGTCACGATGGACTTGAAGACGGCCAAGAAGCTGACGAGCTGGCCGGTGAAGGTTCTGGCTGTGGATGGTCGGGCGCCGGAGAACGTGCGCAAGGTGAAGGATAGTGCGGGCAATTCGCACGTGTACTATAGTTTTACCACGACCAATCTGAAACGTAATATTAACGCGCGATTGGCGATTGACGTACCAGACGTATACAAGGCCAAGCATAAGATTACCTTTCGCTTTAAGACCGGTAATTTACCCGCACTGAACGCGGCGTCCCGGTCCACGCAGACCACGACAGCAAAAACGACCACGCAGAAGCCGGTGACGGCAACGGAGAAGCCAGCGCGGCAGTCCGCCGCCAGTTCATCATCGGCTAGCCAACGGGCGGCTAGTTCGGCAACCGCCCAGTCCAAGGCCACCCGTTCGTCTGCGAGTCAAGCCACTAGCAGTCGTCAAGCCACGTCTTCGTCCACGCAACCGACCGAATCGGCTAAGGTAGCCGATCAAGTGCCACACCAGAAGACCCATTGGGGTGGCCTGATTGGTGGCATTGTTGCCATCGTCGTTCTGGTCGGTGGCGGTAGTTGGTGGTATTTCGGCAGACATTAG
- the isdE gene encoding heme ABC transporter substrate-binding protein IsdE, whose product MRNPRKIGLWSLAVLLVIGIIGGGLAWQHHQQRQRQPRIVATTYAVVQIADRLNLPLVGIPTTANEIPQRYRDVIKVGSPMNPSVEKITALKPTAVYSVTTLSDQFGKAFKAQHVTPHFLNLTSVAHLETTLTQLGKRYDRRSAAAKQVRKIQAAKQTARKRAQKRPAPRVLVIMGLPGASYMVATNRSYVGDLVRLAGGQNVFTSKTQEYMQPNDEAIQKANPQVILRLEHAMPKMVTSQFNQEFKDNHMWATTDAVKHHRVYDLQEPVFDATANMRVTTALDQVSHWLYPAKGVGA is encoded by the coding sequence ATGCGGAATCCAAGAAAAATTGGGCTGTGGTCGTTGGCCGTTTTGCTCGTCATTGGCATCATCGGTGGCGGCCTGGCGTGGCAACATCACCAGCAAAGACAGCGACAGCCGCGGATCGTGGCGACGACCTATGCGGTGGTCCAGATTGCGGATAGGCTCAACCTGCCGCTAGTCGGCATTCCAACGACGGCCAATGAAATTCCCCAACGGTACCGCGATGTAATCAAGGTGGGGAGCCCGATGAATCCGAGTGTGGAGAAGATTACGGCGCTCAAGCCCACGGCGGTCTACTCGGTAACGACACTGAGCGATCAGTTTGGCAAAGCCTTTAAGGCTCAGCACGTGACGCCACACTTTTTGAATCTGACCAGTGTTGCCCATTTGGAAACGACACTGACGCAACTGGGCAAACGGTATGATCGGCGGTCCGCGGCGGCCAAACAGGTACGTAAGATTCAAGCCGCGAAACAAACGGCGCGTAAACGGGCACAGAAACGACCGGCGCCTCGGGTCTTGGTCATCATGGGGCTTCCGGGTGCCAGCTACATGGTCGCCACCAATCGTTCCTACGTTGGTGACTTGGTGCGGTTAGCTGGCGGTCAAAACGTCTTTACCAGCAAGACCCAGGAGTACATGCAGCCAAATGACGAAGCTATTCAAAAGGCCAATCCCCAGGTCATCTTGCGTCTGGAACATGCGATGCCGAAGATGGTGACGAGCCAATTCAATCAGGAATTCAAGGATAATCACATGTGGGCCACGACGGACGCCGTGAAGCATCACCGAGTCTATGATTTACAGGAACCCGTTTTCGATGCGACAGCGAACATGCGGGTCACCACGGCCCTAGATCAGGTCAGTCACTGGCTCTATCCGGCAAAGGGGGTTGGCGCATGA
- a CDS encoding iron ABC transporter permease, translating to MTKHAGWWYGGVLVLLILTMGVAVMAGTTWIGPQRLLAALGQSNSRDFVTVFNLRLPRIISSLICGGSLAVAGALFQAVFRNPIADPSILGISSAADFFKLGGALLLPWLPGRNWLLGLIGGLVALWILTRGKALRDPYRLIIIGVALDATFVGLARLASSGQTTQVMASTFNAVTWADTLGLLVLGLCGLLVALLLAPWANYLKLADTALQTIGVPVSMIRWSLLLLGTYLAVSVTAIVGAIPFVGIVIPNLARRCVGHDYQTLLPFSMLAGAWLMLAADTLGRTVIVPSEISAATMMAVIGGPFVIILLQRGRGFHGITTG from the coding sequence ATGACCAAACACGCAGGCTGGTGGTATGGCGGCGTGCTCGTCCTGCTGATTCTGACGATGGGCGTTGCCGTGATGGCTGGGACCACCTGGATTGGCCCGCAACGGCTCTTGGCGGCTCTCGGTCAATCCAATAGTCGTGACTTCGTTACCGTCTTCAATCTGCGCCTGCCACGGATCATCAGTAGTCTGATCTGTGGGGGGAGTTTGGCGGTCGCCGGAGCGTTGTTTCAGGCCGTCTTCCGCAATCCGATTGCCGATCCCAGCATCCTGGGGATTAGTTCCGCGGCGGATTTCTTCAAATTAGGTGGCGCACTACTTCTGCCGTGGTTGCCCGGCCGCAACTGGCTATTGGGCCTGATCGGGGGACTCGTGGCGCTATGGATTCTGACCCGGGGTAAGGCGTTACGCGATCCGTATCGTCTCATTATCATTGGGGTGGCACTGGATGCCACGTTCGTCGGGCTAGCACGATTGGCTAGCAGTGGGCAGACGACGCAGGTGATGGCCAGCACGTTTAACGCGGTCACTTGGGCCGACACGCTGGGCCTTCTGGTTCTGGGCCTCTGTGGGCTACTGGTGGCACTGTTACTGGCGCCCTGGGCCAATTACCTGAAGCTGGCGGATACGGCCCTACAGACCATTGGGGTGCCCGTCAGCATGATTCGGTGGAGCTTGCTGTTGCTCGGGACTTATCTGGCGGTCAGTGTCACGGCCATCGTTGGGGCAATTCCGTTCGTGGGTATTGTGATTCCTAATTTGGCCCGACGTTGCGTCGGCCACGATTACCAGACACTCTTGCCATTTTCAATGCTGGCCGGTGCGTGGTTGATGTTGGCGGCCGATACCTTGGGCCGCACCGTCATTGTGCCGAGTGAGATCTCGGCGGCCACCATGATGGCCGTGATTGGCGGACCGTTTGTCATCATTCTCTTACAACGGGGGCGAGGTTTTCATGGAATTACAACAGGTTAG
- a CDS encoding ABC transporter ATP-binding protein yields MELQQVSYQYPAQTAGVTALTGNFPAGRVTTIIGPNGAGKSTVLKLLSRQLTAQRGTILLDQQPLTQYASKQLAQRIAVVSQRHELYDDMTVAAVVKMGRLPYHGLLATVLDDEVATYLAQTQLTDLAAEHLQNLSGGQQQRVWLAMALAQEPQVLLLDEPTTYLDVHYQQALMVQLRQLAATGLTVIQVLHDINQAFAVSDWLWLLQAGRLVATGTPAQLRDADLLARTFQTPIEIVDVPRLGPYIVQVPEAAE; encoded by the coding sequence ATGGAATTACAACAGGTTAGTTACCAGTACCCCGCGCAAACGGCTGGTGTCACGGCACTGACGGGCAACTTTCCGGCTGGTCGGGTAACGACGATCATCGGGCCCAACGGTGCGGGCAAGTCCACGGTGCTCAAGCTGCTGTCGCGACAACTGACGGCACAGCGGGGCACCATCTTGCTGGACCAGCAACCGTTAACGCAATATGCGTCCAAACAACTGGCGCAACGGATTGCAGTGGTCAGTCAACGGCACGAACTGTATGATGACATGACGGTTGCCGCGGTGGTTAAGATGGGGCGATTGCCGTATCATGGGTTGTTGGCCACGGTGCTGGACGATGAGGTGGCAACGTATTTGGCCCAGACCCAGCTGACGGATTTAGCCGCCGAACACCTGCAGAATTTATCCGGTGGGCAGCAGCAACGCGTGTGGTTAGCCATGGCCTTGGCGCAGGAGCCCCAAGTCCTGTTGCTCGATGAACCGACGACGTATTTAGACGTACACTATCAACAGGCGTTGATGGTCCAACTACGCCAATTGGCGGCGACCGGGCTGACCGTGATTCAGGTGCTCCATGACATCAATCAGGCCTTTGCGGTCAGTGATTGGCTGTGGCTCCTACAGGCCGGACGACTGGTGGCTACGGGGACGCCCGCGCAGCTGCGTGACGCAGATCTGTTGGCGCGGACATTTCAGACGCCGATTGAGATTGTGGATGTGCCGCGGTTGGGACCGTATATTGTGCAGGTGCCGGAAGCGGCCGAGTGA
- a CDS encoding Ppx/GppA family phosphatase, producing the protein MENLVVIDLGSNSVRMTISEIDGAGNHKTIEQVKRYVRLSENMGEEQVLQPESIARTLTALGEFKKIYSQLDKPDIQAVATAAVRQASNQKQFLKQVKDKIGLSFNVISGATEARYDYLGVINTLPVVNGLLVDTGGASSELILVQNRQMKQVVSIPLGSVTLSQSYLESDVVKADSLFAAMTFVNNVFNDVWWLREATNLPIIGLGGANRTLAKINRRKKNFLNFEDVHGYKLSAEDVYATLIQLLGLDLAGRKKVPGLSKDRADIIIGGLIPVTLLMRLLDSQQITFSNAGLRDGILFKRINEIKNEVE; encoded by the coding sequence ATGGAAAACTTAGTCGTTATCGACTTAGGTTCAAACTCAGTGCGTATGACCATCAGTGAAATCGATGGTGCTGGCAACCACAAGACCATCGAACAAGTAAAACGCTACGTCCGGCTATCGGAAAACATGGGTGAAGAACAAGTTCTCCAACCGGAATCGATCGCTCGAACCCTCACCGCACTCGGTGAATTTAAAAAGATTTATAGTCAACTGGATAAACCTGACATTCAAGCCGTCGCTACGGCGGCCGTCCGTCAGGCTAGCAACCAAAAGCAATTTTTGAAACAAGTCAAGGATAAGATTGGCCTGTCCTTCAACGTCATCTCTGGTGCCACGGAGGCGCGCTATGACTATCTCGGGGTAATTAACACCTTACCCGTCGTAAACGGCCTGCTGGTCGATACCGGCGGCGCCTCATCCGAACTGATTCTGGTTCAGAACCGGCAAATGAAACAAGTCGTCTCGATTCCATTGGGCTCGGTGACCCTGTCACAGAGCTATCTGGAAAGTGACGTGGTCAAGGCGGATTCCCTGTTCGCCGCGATGACCTTCGTCAACAACGTCTTTAACGACGTGTGGTGGCTGCGCGAGGCGACGAACCTACCGATTATCGGCTTGGGCGGCGCCAACCGGACGCTGGCCAAGATTAACCGGCGTAAAAAGAACTTCCTCAACTTCGAGGATGTCCACGGCTACAAGCTTTCGGCTGAAGACGTCTACGCCACGCTGATTCAACTGTTAGGCTTGGATCTCGCCGGCCGTAAGAAGGTCCCCGGCTTATCCAAGGACCGGGCCGACATCATCATTGGCGGTCTAATCCCGGTCACACTGCTGATGCGGCTATTGGATTCACAACAGATCACCTTCTCCAACGCAGGGTTGCGGGATGGGATTTTGTTTAAACGAATCAACGAGATTAAGAATGAGGTAGAGTAA